The genomic region AGTATTTACCCATAGCACCTTAACGGCTGAGCGATTGCATCAAGTACTGCGTAGTGGCCAGGATTTTACCGATTCAGACGTGCAATTAGAGTTCATCGAGGGGCATCATGTTAGCCTCGAAATCAACGGTTCGGTAGCATTGTTTCATAGCCAAGAGCACATCTTATTAGAGTGCCGTCGTATTGATAAGCAAAAGGAAATTTCATCTGAAGTTTTCCAAGCACAGCAATGGGAGGCGGCTCGAGATCTGATTCGCGGTTTAGCCCACGAAATAAAAAACCCGCTTGGTGGCTTACGGGGCGCTGCGCAATTGCTATCACGTGAAATAGACACGGAGCAACGTGAATTCACCGATATGATCATTGAGCAAGCCGATAGGTTAACCAACCTAGTTGATCGTCTGCTTGGTCCCAATCAACTGCCCGACTTAGCGCTACATAATATTCATGAAGTCGCAGAAAAGGTTTATCAGCTGGTGAGCTTAGATAACCCCAAGGAGATCGCTTTTGTGCGTGATTATGATCCGTCGATCCCCAATATCATGCTCGATACTGAGAAATTACAGCAAACCTTATTAAACATCGTTGGTAATGCCATTGCCGTGCTTGATAAACATGGCCAAATCACCATTAAAACGCGCATTGCCACCAATCAGACCATTAACGGCAAAAAAGTTAAGCTCGCCGTAAAATTATCCATTATTGACAATGGTCCTGGTATCCCTGCCGAATTACAAGATACCTTGTTCTACCCTATGGTCTCAGGTCGCGACAATGGCACCGGCCTAGGTCTTTCTATCGCCCAAACATTAGTGCACCAGCACCATGGCAAACTTGTTTGTCATAGCTACCCAGGTCGCACCGAATTTTCCATAATTTTACCTTTACCTAAGAGATCGTAACATGAATGCTGAACACGTCTGGATTGTCGATGACGATAGCTCAATTCGCTGGGTCCTTGAACGCGCATTCAAAAGCGCAAATATCAGCTGTGCTTCCTTTAGCAATGCTGACGACATACTCGCGGCGCTTGATGTCAGTCAGCCGCAAGTAATTATTTCTGATATTCGCATGCCGGGTATGGACGGCATGACCTTACTGTCGATCATTAATGACAAATTTCCTGAGCTACCCGTTATCATCATGACCGCTCACTCCGATTTAGATAGCGCAGTAAATGCTTATCAAGGTGGTGCATTTGAATACTTACCCAAGCCTTTCGATATTGATGAAGCGCTGAGTTTAACCAAACGAGCACTAACCCATGCGCAGGAACAGCGAGCGCGACAAAGCAGTCGTCAAAATAAGACCTCAAGTGTTGGCATCATTGGTGAAGCACCAGCGATGCAAGAAGTGTTTCGCGCCATCGGTCGCTTATCACGCTCAAGCATTAGCGTGTTAATAAATGGCGAGTCAGGCACCGGTAAAGAGTTAGTTGCCAATGCCTTGCATTCACACAGTCCACGTAAGAATGCGCCTTTTATCCCGTTAAATATGGCCGCAATCCCTAAAGATTTGATTGAATCTGAGCTGTTCGGTCATGAAAAAGGTGCCTTTACAGGAGCAAATTCTGTGCGCCAAGGTAGATTTGAACAAGCACATGGTGGGACGCTATTCTTAGATGAAATTGGTGACATGCCGATTGATGTACAAACCCGTTTACTACGGGTATTGGCCGACGGTCAGTTTTATCGGGTTGGTGGTCACAACCCCATTAAAGTCGATGTACGTATTATTGCAGCTACCCACCAAAACTTAGAAAACAGAGTCGCCAAAGGCGAGTTCCGAGAAGATTTGTTTCATCGTTTGAACGTGATTCGAATTCAATTGCCAAGCCTCAAAGAGCGCCGTGAAGATATCGGCCAATTAGCGAAACACTTTCTTGCTCATGCCGCTGAAGAGTTGGGGGTGGAGTGCAAGTCTATATCCAAAGAAGCTATTGA from Thalassotalea sp. Sam97 harbors:
- the glnL gene encoding nitrogen regulation protein NR(II) → MFSNSSLKEIRQQYATQLIGQMVTAVVVLNEHLQVQYLNPAAEALLSKSLNRLYQQDFLSVFTHSTLTAERLHQVLRSGQDFTDSDVQLEFIEGHHVSLEINGSVALFHSQEHILLECRRIDKQKEISSEVFQAQQWEAARDLIRGLAHEIKNPLGGLRGAAQLLSREIDTEQREFTDMIIEQADRLTNLVDRLLGPNQLPDLALHNIHEVAEKVYQLVSLDNPKEIAFVRDYDPSIPNIMLDTEKLQQTLLNIVGNAIAVLDKHGQITIKTRIATNQTINGKKVKLAVKLSIIDNGPGIPAELQDTLFYPMVSGRDNGTGLGLSIAQTLVHQHHGKLVCHSYPGRTEFSIILPLPKRS
- the glnG gene encoding nitrogen regulation protein NR(I), with the translated sequence MNAEHVWIVDDDSSIRWVLERAFKSANISCASFSNADDILAALDVSQPQVIISDIRMPGMDGMTLLSIINDKFPELPVIIMTAHSDLDSAVNAYQGGAFEYLPKPFDIDEALSLTKRALTHAQEQRARQSSRQNKTSSVGIIGEAPAMQEVFRAIGRLSRSSISVLINGESGTGKELVANALHSHSPRKNAPFIPLNMAAIPKDLIESELFGHEKGAFTGANSVRQGRFEQAHGGTLFLDEIGDMPIDVQTRLLRVLADGQFYRVGGHNPIKVDVRIIAATHQNLENRVAKGEFREDLFHRLNVIRIQLPSLKERREDIGQLAKHFLAHAAEELGVECKSISKEAIEFLKRCDWPGNVRQLENTCRYLTVMASGQEILVSDMPSEITHSTSSKQGAEQSGEWQELLSQWIDTKLANGDNDILSYAMPEFERICLDRALHFTHGHKQEAAKKLGWGRNTLTRKLKELH